The following are encoded in a window of Nitrospinota bacterium genomic DNA:
- the ffh gene encoding signal recognition particle protein codes for MFDQLESRLSGVLKKIRGLSKLTESNMADALREVRLAMLEADVALPVVKDFIARVEKESKGADVHKSLSPGQQLIKIVHLELVKLLGGGTAELERAKKGPTVILMAGLQGSGKTTSTAKLALHLSKEGLNPMMVSTDVYRPAAREQLAVLGEQLGIPVFRGEGLSDPVKIAKAFLKHAKDESANALLIDTAGRLQIDDEMMVELESIKKVINPTEILFVADAMTGQQAAEVARIFHDRTQLTGVILTKLDGDARGGAALSVKSVTGCPIKFSGIGEKPEQFEVFHPERMAQRILGMGDVLSLIEKVEKASDEEETARLAKKIGSGDFDFTDFLDQLKMIRNLGPMDQVMGMIPGFKPPPGANVDDGQLDIAEAIINSMTKEERRSYNIINGSRKSRIADGSGTTVADVNRLLKQFVKMKKMMKNFKKPGFMEQMMSMGRPGFGN; via the coding sequence ATGTTTGACCAACTTGAATCGCGCCTTTCAGGGGTGCTTAAGAAAATACGAGGCCTTTCGAAGCTTACCGAATCGAATATGGCCGATGCTCTGCGCGAGGTGCGTCTCGCCATGCTTGAGGCGGACGTTGCCCTTCCAGTTGTAAAGGATTTCATTGCCAGGGTAGAGAAGGAGTCGAAGGGGGCAGATGTCCACAAGTCGCTATCGCCCGGCCAGCAACTTATAAAGATAGTCCACCTTGAGCTTGTGAAACTGCTCGGAGGGGGAACCGCAGAGCTTGAAAGGGCGAAAAAGGGGCCAACCGTCATACTGATGGCCGGTCTGCAAGGCTCAGGTAAAACCACATCGACCGCAAAGCTCGCCCTGCACCTCTCCAAAGAGGGGCTGAATCCGATGATGGTCTCGACCGACGTCTACCGACCTGCGGCAAGGGAACAGCTTGCGGTGTTGGGTGAACAGCTGGGGATACCGGTATTCAGGGGCGAAGGTCTAAGCGATCCGGTAAAGATCGCGAAAGCGTTCTTGAAACATGCGAAAGATGAATCGGCGAACGCTCTATTAATAGATACGGCCGGACGGCTTCAGATAGACGACGAGATGATGGTCGAGCTGGAGTCGATAAAGAAAGTGATAAACCCTACCGAGATACTGTTCGTCGCGGACGCCATGACAGGCCAGCAGGCGGCGGAGGTTGCAAGGATATTCCATGACAGGACACAGCTTACAGGAGTTATCCTCACCAAGCTCGACGGTGACGCGAGAGGCGGCGCGGCGCTGTCGGTAAAATCGGTTACCGGATGCCCTATCAAGTTTTCAGGTATCGGAGAAAAGCCCGAACAGTTCGAAGTGTTCCATCCCGAGAGAATGGCGCAGAGGATCCTCGGAATGGGGGATGTATTAAGCCTTATCGAGAAGGTGGAGAAGGCATCGGACGAAGAGGAGACCGCGAGGCTTGCCAAGAAAATCGGCTCCGGCGATTTCGACTTTACCGATTTCCTCGACCAACTGAAGATGATAAGGAACCTCGGCCCGATGGATCAGGTGATGGGGATGATACCCGGTTTCAAGCCGCCCCCGGGGGCCAATGTGGACGACGGTCAGCTGGATATCGCTGAAGCAATAATTAATTCAATGACAAAAGAAGAACGCAGGTCATATAATATCATCAACGGGAGCAGGAAGAGCCGAATCGCCGACGGAAGCGGAACAACCGTTGCCGACGTGAACCGGTTGTTGAAGCAGTTCGTGAAGATGAAAAAGATGATGAAGAACTTTAAGAAACCAGGGTTTATGGAACAGATGATGTCCATGGGCAGACCCGGTTTCGGAAATTAA
- the rpsP gene encoding 30S ribosomal protein S16: MAVTLRMARFGRKKKPFYRIVAADRRFSRDGRYLEIVGTYDPANKKSEIKKESAEKWIKEGAMLSPTVKDILTKQGVSFPAPGKSAKEAK; the protein is encoded by the coding sequence GTGGCAGTAACATTGAGAATGGCCCGCTTTGGTAGGAAGAAAAAACCTTTCTACCGGATAGTGGCCGCCGACAGACGTTTTTCGCGTGACGGAAGGTATCTTGAAATAGTGGGGACCTACGATCCGGCCAATAAAAAATCGGAGATAAAAAAGGAATCCGCCGAGAAGTGGATCAAGGAAGGCGCAATGCTTTCACCGACGGTAAAGGATATCCTGACAAAGCAGGGTGTCTCGTTCCCGGCTCCCGGCAAGAGTGCCAAAGAGGCGAAATAA
- a CDS encoding YifB family Mg chelatase-like AAA ATPase — protein MISKVHSASHLGIEAFPVEVEVDLTPGVFSYVTVGLPDAAVKESQNRILSALKNSGFNVPIKRITVNLAPADIRKEGSAFDLPIAVAILAAQGVISPDRLSNTYLVGELALDGRVKPVRGALSISVAVRDNGHGTVITPAENSREAAVVEGVEVIPVENLAQAVAWLNSETEIIPAVPDLAGTNAVYRDEVDFLDVKGQQHVRRAIEVAAAGGHNVLMIGPPGSGKSMIARRLPTILPTWTLDEAISSSRVHSVAGLLPHGMSLLPHRPFRAPHHTVSEAGLVGGGHNPVLPGEVSLSHYGVLFLDELPEFRRGALEVLRQPLEDGHVTISRASHSITFPANFMLLCAMNPCPCGYATDPAKECRCTPPQINRYRQKISGPLLDRIDIHIDVPSVKYQELKSEVDCESSGSIRDRVEAAHKIQNERFSAQNSGKKSAKKTFRNSDMGPRQIKKYCALGEQSEKLIRNAMDRLGLSARAYMRTLKVARTIADLAGTENIETEHVAEAIQYRAV, from the coding sequence ATGATCTCAAAAGTTCATTCAGCTTCACATCTTGGAATCGAGGCGTTTCCGGTGGAAGTGGAGGTAGACCTGACGCCGGGGGTATTTTCATATGTAACCGTCGGCCTCCCTGACGCGGCGGTAAAAGAGAGCCAGAACAGGATACTCTCCGCGCTAAAGAACTCCGGCTTCAACGTCCCAATAAAGAGAATAACCGTAAATCTCGCCCCCGCCGACATAAGGAAGGAAGGCTCCGCGTTCGACCTCCCAATCGCGGTGGCAATACTCGCGGCGCAGGGGGTGATCTCACCCGACAGATTGAGTAACACCTACCTCGTCGGTGAGCTTGCGCTTGACGGAAGGGTAAAGCCGGTTCGCGGAGCGCTCTCCATTTCGGTCGCGGTCAGGGATAACGGACATGGGACAGTTATCACACCCGCAGAGAACTCCCGCGAAGCCGCTGTGGTAGAGGGGGTAGAGGTTATCCCTGTGGAAAACCTGGCGCAGGCGGTGGCATGGCTTAACAGCGAAACAGAGATAATACCGGCCGTTCCCGACCTCGCGGGGACCAACGCCGTTTACAGAGATGAAGTCGATTTTCTCGACGTGAAGGGGCAGCAACATGTAAGGCGGGCGATAGAGGTAGCCGCCGCCGGGGGGCACAATGTCCTGATGATCGGCCCTCCAGGCTCCGGCAAGTCGATGATAGCAAGGAGACTGCCGACCATTCTCCCAACATGGACCCTCGACGAGGCAATCTCGTCAAGCAGGGTGCATTCAGTCGCGGGGCTACTCCCGCACGGGATGTCGCTCTTGCCACATCGCCCCTTCAGGGCGCCGCATCACACCGTATCCGAGGCGGGGCTCGTAGGCGGGGGGCACAACCCCGTTCTGCCGGGAGAGGTATCGCTCTCCCATTACGGAGTCCTATTTCTCGACGAGCTTCCGGAGTTCAGAAGGGGGGCCCTTGAGGTGCTAAGACAGCCGCTTGAGGACGGCCACGTCACCATCTCACGCGCGAGCCATTCTATAACCTTTCCGGCGAACTTCATGCTCCTCTGCGCCATGAATCCATGCCCATGCGGATACGCCACCGACCCTGCCAAGGAGTGCCGCTGCACCCCACCGCAGATCAACCGCTACAGACAGAAGATATCCGGGCCGCTTCTCGACAGGATAGATATTCATATCGATGTCCCTTCGGTCAAATACCAGGAACTGAAATCGGAAGTCGACTGCGAATCATCCGGTTCGATCCGCGACAGGGTTGAAGCGGCTCATAAAATCCAGAACGAAAGGTTCAGCGCTCAGAACAGCGGAAAAAAATCTGCAAAAAAGACTTTCCGCAATTCCGATATGGGGCCAAGACAGATAAAAAAATATTGTGCACTTGGCGAGCAGTCGGAAAAGCTGATACGGAACGCGATGGACAGGCTCGGTCTCTCCGCCCGCGCGTACATGAGAACCCTGAAGGTGGCTAGAACAATAGCCGACCTGGCAGGTACTGAAAATATCGAAACGGAGCATGTCGCCGAGGCGATTCAGTACCGCGCGGTCTAG
- the rimM gene encoding ribosome maturation factor RimM (Essential for efficient processing of 16S rRNA), with product MRRPIISIGRFLKPFAVKGEIKFEPYYPDQLSHKDIKPGFTGVAESAEADDPFNSGKKIKITASRQMNRFWMFRFAEYNSPEEVSELTNLDLWVERSSLPSLSNDQYLDADLIDCSVFDEEGKELGVIYDVIITGANDVWEVHAKDGKEIMIPVIDEVVLSVDIDEGKITVRLLDGLLE from the coding sequence ATGCGCCGCCCTATAATATCCATAGGACGATTTTTAAAACCGTTCGCCGTGAAGGGCGAGATAAAATTCGAGCCGTACTACCCGGACCAGCTGTCGCACAAGGACATCAAGCCGGGTTTCACTGGCGTTGCCGAAAGCGCCGAGGCCGACGACCCTTTCAATTCAGGCAAAAAAATAAAAATTACCGCCTCCAGGCAGATGAACAGGTTCTGGATGTTCCGGTTTGCCGAATACAACAGCCCGGAGGAGGTTTCGGAGCTGACCAATCTTGATCTCTGGGTGGAGCGCAGCTCTCTCCCTTCATTGTCGAATGACCAGTATCTCGACGCCGACCTAATAGACTGTTCGGTGTTTGACGAGGAGGGGAAGGAGCTTGGCGTCATTTACGACGTGATCATAACCGGCGCGAACGACGTATGGGAAGTTCACGCAAAAGACGGGAAAGAGATAATGATCCCGGTGATCGACGAGGTGGTGCTGAGCGTCGACATCGATGAGGGGAAGATCACCGTTCGTCTGCTGGACGGTCTTCTCGAATGA
- a CDS encoding divergent polysaccharide deacetylase family protein, with protein MPGKKKKKKNEHERLAVLSLALFVTLVGIAVIGSLFVLPKMSPPKTAATKPLSITIDKMPATSIPGKGDIHEGSSAERRGSDANRLEDALMMPSGRSNARMAIIIDDVGVNKHPVRQLLEIDVPITFSILPGQTHSRNLAEEIHKAGHEVMLHLPMEPIDGNGENIDKDTLLLSHSPEELKSLARELIKSIPYAAGANNHMGSLLTQNSGSMRIIMEEIKGAHLYFIDSLTTPWSLAQSTAREKGIKSAGRDIFIDDDRNEENIRKALFQAIRHAKRRGSTIAIGHPYSVTIKVLGEMKDEFKKAGVKLVYASELVR; from the coding sequence ATGCCTGGAAAAAAAAAGAAAAAGAAGAATGAGCATGAGCGCCTGGCGGTTCTTTCGCTGGCGCTCTTTGTAACTCTGGTCGGCATCGCCGTTATCGGCTCCCTGTTTGTCCTCCCAAAAATGTCCCCCCCAAAAACTGCCGCTACAAAACCCTTATCCATCACAATAGACAAAATGCCCGCGACGTCCATCCCTGGAAAGGGGGATATTCACGAAGGTTCATCAGCCGAAAGGCGCGGCTCGGACGCAAACCGCCTCGAAGATGCCTTGATGATGCCATCAGGGAGATCAAACGCGCGCATGGCTATTATTATCGACGATGTAGGGGTAAATAAACATCCGGTTCGCCAGCTTCTGGAGATTGATGTACCGATCACCTTTTCCATCCTCCCCGGCCAGACGCACTCCAGGAATTTAGCCGAAGAGATACATAAAGCCGGACACGAAGTAATGCTACACCTCCCGATGGAACCGATAGATGGAAACGGGGAGAATATCGACAAGGATACTCTCCTCCTCTCTCACTCGCCGGAAGAGTTAAAGAGCCTTGCGCGCGAGTTGATCAAATCAATTCCGTACGCCGCAGGAGCAAACAACCATATGGGCTCCCTCCTCACGCAGAACTCCGGGAGCATGCGGATAATAATGGAAGAGATCAAGGGCGCTCATCTATATTTCATCGACTCCCTTACCACGCCATGGAGCCTCGCGCAGTCAACTGCCAGGGAAAAGGGGATAAAGAGCGCGGGGCGGGACATTTTCATCGATGATGACAGGAATGAGGAAAACATCAGGAAAGCCCTTTTTCAAGCCATACGCCACGCAAAAAGAAGGGGCTCCACAATTGCGATTGGACATCCCTATTCAGTAACCATTAAGGTACTGGGTGAAATGAAAGATGAATTCAAAAAGGCCGGGGTAAAACTAGTTTACGCCTCCGAGCTGGTGCGCTGA
- a CDS encoding response regulator produces MSGFNEDIHRYITSVIGDGIIVLDPNKKITYVNSAALKLLEMKEGDLLGKGCAEATKCKDPECNSISPENCQVMLALNNGNESFRSEIQYTKKDGTLFPVAHVSTSIKEDGKLLGYVLSFHDISERKAYEDELLLSRKNAEDAVRVKDEYVTLVSHDLKAPLASMIHFLRLAIRDISDLLDTGKKQLFESVIETGENMLLLIEALLNRSMIKTGKIKPNKQFLDAKTLVTKSIFHFEYLAEKKGITIVDEIPQKFRIYADKVLFYEVIQNIVTNAIKFCREGDTITFYAPENKPSTIAIKDTGIGIEPEHLKSIFTSTQKKSTKGTKGETGTGVGLLFSHDIMEAHNGRLYAESELNKETTFFIELPTEKPVTLIVDDDPNYAKLMESILSTNIPEVEVIVTYNGREAIEIAKERQIHLILLDLNMPTMNGFDVLADLKSNPKLENIPVVVITGHGQMEGREKSLSMGANDFATKPIVLTEFLPRMRRFTI; encoded by the coding sequence GTGTCAGGATTTAATGAGGATATACACCGCTACATTACGTCGGTTATAGGCGACGGCATAATTGTTCTAGATCCAAACAAGAAAATAACCTATGTGAATTCGGCCGCTTTGAAATTGCTGGAGATGAAAGAGGGTGACCTTCTTGGGAAGGGTTGCGCTGAGGCAACAAAATGCAAAGATCCTGAATGCAATTCGATATCTCCTGAAAATTGTCAGGTTATGCTCGCATTAAATAATGGCAATGAATCATTCCGTTCGGAAATACAGTATACGAAAAAGGATGGCACTCTATTTCCCGTCGCGCATGTTTCCACTTCAATAAAAGAGGATGGCAAACTGCTAGGCTACGTATTGTCGTTCCACGATATTTCGGAAAGAAAAGCGTACGAAGACGAACTTCTTCTTTCCAGGAAAAATGCAGAAGATGCTGTAAGGGTAAAAGATGAGTATGTAACCCTTGTATCTCATGACTTAAAGGCTCCGCTTGCCTCAATGATACATTTTCTCAGGCTTGCCATCCGCGACATTTCAGATCTGCTGGATACAGGCAAAAAACAGCTGTTTGAATCAGTGATCGAAACCGGAGAGAACATGCTCCTTCTTATCGAAGCACTGTTAAATCGAAGCATGATAAAAACCGGAAAGATAAAACCGAACAAGCAATTTCTGGACGCAAAAACGCTTGTCACAAAATCAATTTTTCATTTTGAATACCTGGCAGAAAAAAAAGGGATCACAATAGTTGATGAGATCCCCCAGAAATTTCGCATCTACGCGGACAAGGTTCTATTTTATGAGGTGATACAAAATATCGTTACCAACGCGATAAAATTCTGCCGCGAAGGCGACACAATCACTTTTTACGCTCCTGAAAACAAACCGTCCACAATCGCGATAAAAGATACCGGCATAGGCATTGAGCCTGAACATTTAAAATCCATATTTACCTCTACGCAAAAGAAATCGACCAAAGGGACCAAAGGTGAAACAGGTACCGGTGTTGGCCTTCTTTTCTCACATGACATTATGGAAGCTCATAATGGGAGACTTTACGCCGAATCCGAATTGAACAAGGAAACTACGTTCTTTATTGAATTGCCGACTGAAAAACCTGTGACTCTTATTGTGGACGACGACCCCAATTACGCAAAACTTATGGAATCGATATTAAGCACGAACATTCCTGAGGTCGAAGTGATCGTTACATATAATGGCAGGGAGGCTATTGAAATTGCGAAGGAGCGCCAAATTCACCTGATCCTTTTAGACTTGAATATGCCGACAATGAACGGTTTTGATGTGTTAGCTGACCTAAAAAGCAATCCCAAACTGGAAAATATTCCGGTCGTCGTGATAACGGGTCACGGTCAAATGGAAGGGCGCGAAAAATCACTCTCTATGGGAGCAAACGATTTTGCAACCAAACCAATAGTCTTGACCGAATTTCTCCCCCGTATGAGAAGGTTTACTATCTGA
- the rplS gene encoding 50S ribosomal protein L19, translating to MNPIIASVEKTYIKKNPPKFDIGDKVKVHMRIVEGEKERIQVVEGIVIRKRGSGTSETFTVRKESHGTALERIFPIHSPRVEKVEVVRHNKVRRAKLYYLRDRSGKSARLTEKFISASKAEKAEAEEPAVEAPEKEAE from the coding sequence ATGAACCCGATTATCGCGTCAGTTGAGAAAACATATATTAAGAAAAATCCGCCCAAATTCGACATTGGCGACAAGGTAAAGGTTCACATGAGAATCGTCGAAGGGGAGAAGGAGAGAATCCAGGTTGTCGAAGGAATAGTCATCCGCAAGCGCGGTTCCGGCACAAGCGAGACATTTACCGTCCGCAAAGAGTCGCATGGTACAGCCCTTGAGAGGATTTTCCCGATCCATTCCCCCCGTGTTGAAAAGGTTGAAGTGGTCCGCCATAACAAGGTACGCAGGGCGAAGCTCTATTACCTCCGCGACAGGTCTGGAAAATCGGCCCGTCTTACAGAGAAGTTCATCTCCGCTTCCAAGGCCGAGAAAGCAGAAGCCGAAGAACCGGCAGTTGAAGCGCCGGAAAAAGAAGCCGAATAA
- a CDS encoding S41 family peptidase, translating into MKKTGGFNLNKFIRSFGLWIFVAVLAGFSAGAAVSSRSVAQAATSYDDLRIFAEVLTLIQNYYVEEKTTKDLADGAIRGLLRTLDPHSSFMDVEDYKSRKQETEGKFGGLGIEITVMDSYIGIVAPIEDTPAEKAGLEAGDIILKIEGVTTKNMYLMDAVKKMRGNVGTPITLTIFRESANDTFDIKIVRDVIKIKSAKYAMIDSDTGYLRILTFSQNTATEANDAIKKMEAKGMKRLVLDLRNNPGGLLKQAIDVSDLFLEKGNVIVSTKGRTPDQNSVFMSNSWGGHTDLPLVVLVNAGSASASEIVAGAMKDLKRGVIVGQRTFGKGSVQTIRQLSDGSGLSLTTARYFTPADIMIHGIGIEPDISEKLIVKDEDGKDIELPEPLREKDLIDSFRGEVDRRHLNNNSDAEDEDGGKKKDSKDAKKAIKKKIRDRNKVFNLEEDNQLRKAVSVVKKLSGGKVKNIPKAG; encoded by the coding sequence ATGAAAAAAACTGGCGGTTTCAATTTAAATAAATTCATACGAAGCTTCGGCCTCTGGATATTCGTCGCAGTCCTTGCCGGATTTTCAGCCGGCGCCGCTGTAAGCTCAAGGAGCGTGGCCCAGGCCGCGACATCCTACGACGACCTGAGGATATTCGCCGAAGTTCTTACACTGATACAAAATTATTATGTCGAGGAAAAAACAACCAAGGATCTCGCGGATGGCGCGATAAGGGGCCTTTTAAGAACTCTCGACCCACATTCGTCATTCATGGACGTGGAGGATTATAAAAGCCGGAAACAGGAGACCGAAGGAAAATTTGGGGGACTCGGCATTGAAATAACTGTAATGGATTCCTACATCGGCATTGTCGCCCCCATCGAGGACACGCCTGCAGAAAAAGCGGGACTGGAAGCCGGCGACATCATACTCAAGATCGAAGGGGTTACCACCAAGAACATGTATCTCATGGATGCGGTGAAAAAGATGAGGGGGAACGTCGGCACGCCGATTACGCTCACTATCTTCCGTGAAAGCGCCAACGACACTTTCGACATAAAGATAGTGAGGGATGTCATCAAGATCAAATCCGCGAAATACGCGATGATCGACAGCGACACTGGATATCTTAGAATACTCACCTTCTCGCAGAACACCGCTACGGAAGCGAACGACGCCATCAAGAAGATGGAGGCGAAAGGGATGAAGCGCCTCGTTCTCGATTTGAGGAACAATCCGGGAGGGCTTCTCAAGCAGGCCATAGACGTCAGCGATCTCTTTCTTGAGAAAGGCAACGTAATCGTATCCACTAAAGGGAGAACCCCGGATCAGAATTCGGTGTTTATGTCGAACTCATGGGGTGGGCATACCGACCTTCCGCTTGTTGTGCTTGTAAACGCCGGGTCGGCATCGGCTTCTGAAATCGTTGCTGGAGCAATGAAAGACCTGAAGCGCGGCGTTATAGTCGGACAGCGCACCTTCGGTAAAGGTTCCGTGCAGACAATCCGACAGCTCAGCGACGGAAGCGGATTGAGCCTCACCACGGCGCGATACTTCACTCCGGCTGATATCATGATCCACGGGATAGGCATCGAGCCCGATATTTCCGAAAAACTTATCGTGAAGGATGAAGACGGCAAGGACATTGAACTCCCCGAACCGCTGAGAGAAAAGGACCTCATCGACAGTTTCCGTGGCGAGGTGGACAGAAGACATCTCAACAATAACAGTGATGCCGAAGATGAAGACGGTGGCAAAAAGAAAGACAGCAAGGATGCCAAGAAAGCCATAAAAAAGAAGATCAGGGACAGAAATAAGGTCTTCAACCTTGAGGAAGATAATCAGCTGAGGAAAGCCGTTTCCGTCGTGAAAAAACTTTCAGGCGGCAAGGTCAAAAACATACCGAAAGCCGGCTGA
- the trmD gene encoding tRNA (guanosine(37)-N1)-methyltransferase TrmD: MMRIDILTIFPSIFDSFLGESLLSKGIEKGLIEIHLHDIRKYSTDKHRKVDDMPYGGGAGMVMSPQPIVDALRGIKGSGEPGRTLLLSPGGKPFTQETAERFSREKRLVLVCGRYEGIDQRVRDGFVDEEISIGDFVMNGGEVAAMAVIESVFRLIPGAVGSEESVELESFHRNLLEHPHYTRPDDFEGMKVPSVLLSGNHKEIEKWRGEKALERTEAVRPDILERGLDEIRQNIKFSMALVHYPVLGKEGETITGSITTLDVHDFSRIGKTYSAETVYVITPVEDQQRLINRLCRHWTDSEILKELDGRRTEALDIVKVVPSVDAMLKDAKKRGRKIKILATSAVLAPNAVSPARWLKSVQEGEEWIVLYGTAYGLAPELIERADAVLEPVSGRGEFNHLPVRGASAIITDRLLGNLRRQK, from the coding sequence ATGATGCGAATAGATATCCTCACCATATTCCCCTCCATCTTTGATTCGTTTTTGGGGGAATCTCTTCTCTCAAAGGGGATCGAAAAAGGTCTCATTGAGATCCATCTCCACGATATCCGGAAATATTCAACCGACAAACACAGGAAGGTGGATGACATGCCGTACGGCGGCGGAGCCGGGATGGTCATGTCCCCGCAACCGATAGTCGACGCGCTAAGGGGGATAAAGGGGAGCGGCGAACCGGGGAGGACGCTTCTCCTCTCGCCAGGCGGGAAGCCGTTCACACAGGAAACTGCGGAAAGATTCTCCCGCGAAAAGAGACTGGTACTCGTTTGCGGTAGGTATGAAGGGATTGATCAGAGGGTTCGCGACGGTTTTGTGGATGAGGAGATATCGATAGGTGATTTTGTAATGAATGGCGGTGAGGTTGCCGCCATGGCGGTGATAGAGTCGGTGTTCCGGTTGATACCGGGCGCAGTCGGTAGCGAGGAATCTGTCGAGCTGGAGAGCTTTCACAGGAACCTGCTGGAGCATCCGCACTACACCAGGCCGGATGATTTCGAAGGGATGAAGGTGCCGTCGGTGCTCCTCTCCGGCAACCACAAGGAGATAGAAAAATGGAGAGGGGAAAAGGCTCTGGAAAGGACGGAAGCTGTCCGCCCCGATATCCTGGAGAGAGGGCTTGATGAGATAAGGCAGAATATCAAGTTTTCGATGGCGCTTGTCCACTACCCTGTCCTCGGCAAGGAGGGGGAGACGATCACAGGCTCCATCACAACTCTTGATGTTCACGATTTTTCCCGCATAGGGAAGACATACTCGGCCGAAACCGTCTATGTGATCACTCCGGTGGAGGATCAGCAGAGATTGATAAACCGTCTCTGCAGACACTGGACGGATAGCGAGATACTAAAGGAGCTCGACGGAAGGCGGACCGAGGCTCTCGATATCGTGAAGGTGGTCCCATCGGTCGATGCTATGCTGAAGGACGCTAAAAAGAGGGGGCGAAAGATAAAGATACTGGCGACAAGCGCGGTTTTGGCGCCAAACGCGGTATCTCCGGCAAGATGGCTGAAGAGCGTGCAGGAGGGGGAGGAGTGGATAGTCCTTTACGGCACCGCCTACGGCCTTGCCCCGGAGCTGATAGAGAGGGCCGACGCGGTGCTCGAACCGGTTTCCGGGAGGGGTGAATTTAACCATTTGCCTGTGAGGGGCGCTTCTGCTATTATTACAGACCGTTTATTAGGAAATTTGAGGAGACAAAAATGA
- a CDS encoding KH domain-containing protein → MKTLIETIVRGIVDKPDDVDVSEIYGEKTTILELKVAQEDLGKVIGKQGRTAKAIRALLSATAAKKSQRAVLEILE, encoded by the coding sequence TTGAAAACGCTTATTGAGACTATTGTGCGCGGCATCGTGGATAAACCTGACGATGTCGACGTGAGTGAAATTTACGGCGAAAAAACCACGATCCTTGAACTAAAGGTTGCCCAGGAAGATCTGGGCAAGGTGATCGGCAAGCAGGGGCGAACGGCGAAGGCTATCCGGGCGCTATTAAGCGCGACCGCCGCGAAGAAAAGCCAGCGCGCGGTTCTTGAGATCCTGGAATAA
- a CDS encoding ATP-grasp domain-containing protein — MKLFVFEYASAGGEGGEPFLKEGTHMLSSLLGDLARLKSVEVSTILSPEVKGADFPAHRIVRPIRNFNRAVEDEMNISGAVWLIAPETGGILMDITRMAEAMGKRIIGSTSRAIELFSDKMSTAKRFEGLVPMPRTAELNGNLPFIPAIIKPVDGAGCDGIFRVDETSLLPSVNGRYICQPFIEGDTLSAGAIADAKGIRLLGVCRQDIEVRGRVTFKGVSGPVEYRRSKELLDILGRLWEVSDRLAGYFGVDFIDNGKEIIIIEVNPRLTTSYPLYSKNFPGNLGGEILSACGAELVVQ; from the coding sequence ATGAAACTCTTTGTATTCGAGTATGCCTCTGCCGGAGGGGAAGGTGGAGAGCCTTTCCTGAAAGAGGGGACGCATATGCTCTCATCCCTCCTTGGCGACCTTGCGCGTCTCAAGAGTGTGGAGGTCTCCACGATTCTTTCCCCCGAAGTAAAGGGGGCCGATTTTCCGGCACACCGTATCGTAAGACCGATCAGGAATTTCAACCGGGCGGTCGAGGATGAGATGAATATCTCCGGCGCGGTATGGCTCATAGCGCCGGAGACCGGCGGCATACTCATGGATATCACACGGATGGCCGAAGCGATGGGAAAAAGGATAATTGGCTCTACCTCGCGAGCGATCGAACTGTTTAGCGACAAGATGAGCACGGCAAAGAGGTTCGAAGGTCTTGTGCCGATGCCGCGAACGGCAGAGTTGAACGGAAACCTTCCGTTCATACCCGCGATAATAAAACCGGTTGACGGCGCGGGGTGCGATGGGATTTTCAGAGTTGACGAAACTTCCCTCCTCCCATCGGTGAATGGCAGATACATCTGCCAGCCGTTCATTGAAGGCGACACCCTATCAGCAGGTGCGATAGCCGATGCAAAAGGTATAAGGCTTCTTGGAGTATGCAGGCAGGATATTGAAGTTCGCGGACGTGTCACCTTCAAAGGGGTGTCGGGGCCTGTCGAGTATCGGCGCTCGAAAGAGCTGCTCGATATTCTTGGCAGGCTATGGGAAGTCTCGGATCGGCTTGCTGGCTATTTCGGCGTCGATTTCATCGACAATGGGAAGGAGATCATTATCATCGAGGTCAATCCGCGCCTCACTACTTCTTATCCGCTATATTCGAAAAACTTTCCAGGGAACCTTGGCGGGGAGATTCTCTCTGCATGCGGAGCTGAGCTGGTCGTTCAATGA